The Sporomusa termitida genome has a window encoding:
- the dinB gene encoding DNA polymerase IV codes for MQRWIIHVDMDAFYAAVEQRDNPELRGRPVIIGGTGPRGVVATASYEARKFGVRSAMPAIEAKRRCPHGIFLAPDHQKYNQVSQQIIQIFTDFSPVIEPLSLDEAFLDVTGMDGLFGSPVDIAVKIKERIKSELGLTASAGVAPNKFLAKLASDMKKPDGLMVIRPEQVVQVLAAIPVTRLWGVGQSTAQILDNLGLKTIGEVARFDPGNLAKHCGQVGYIIHQLANGQDERPVVADRQPKSIGKENTFAEDIRDREGLKTQLWLLVEMVGWRLRRQGLSGRTITVKVRFASFRTITRSKTLVVAANLDETIFRIAEEALANITLNEGVRLLGVTVSGLATASGQMSLFDQGDGKILAVAQAVDRLKERFGEGAVTRGRALIVRQS; via the coding sequence ATGCAGCGCTGGATTATTCATGTCGATATGGATGCTTTTTATGCGGCTGTTGAGCAGCGGGATAATCCCGAACTGCGTGGCCGTCCTGTTATTATCGGCGGTACCGGGCCGCGTGGTGTAGTAGCTACAGCCTCCTATGAAGCCCGTAAATTTGGTGTTCGGTCAGCTATGCCGGCTATTGAGGCTAAACGACGCTGCCCTCACGGTATTTTTTTAGCGCCGGACCATCAAAAATATAACCAGGTTTCACAGCAAATTATACAGATATTTACTGATTTTTCACCGGTAATTGAGCCATTGTCACTTGATGAAGCTTTCCTTGATGTTACAGGTATGGACGGTTTGTTTGGCAGTCCGGTCGATATTGCTGTTAAAATTAAAGAACGTATCAAATCTGAGCTTGGCCTTACGGCTTCAGCCGGGGTAGCCCCTAATAAATTTCTGGCTAAACTGGCATCGGATATGAAGAAACCGGACGGATTGATGGTTATCCGCCCGGAACAGGTGGTACAGGTATTGGCTGCTATTCCGGTTACGCGGTTATGGGGTGTAGGCCAGTCTACCGCGCAGATACTAGACAACCTGGGACTTAAAACCATTGGTGAGGTTGCCCGGTTTGACCCGGGGAATTTAGCCAAGCATTGTGGTCAGGTGGGATATATTATTCATCAGCTTGCTAACGGCCAGGATGAGCGGCCGGTCGTTGCAGACCGGCAACCTAAATCAATTGGCAAAGAAAACACTTTTGCCGAAGACATCCGGGACCGGGAAGGGCTTAAGACTCAGTTGTGGCTGCTGGTTGAGATGGTAGGCTGGCGGCTTAGGCGGCAGGGCCTAAGTGGGCGAACCATTACTGTTAAAGTGCGATTTGCATCGTTCCGGACGATTACCCGCAGTAAGACTTTGGTAGTAGCGGCTAATCTTGATGAAACTATTTTTCGCATTGCTGAAGAAGCTCTTGCCAATATTACTCTGAATGAAGGTGTGCGGCTGCTGGGCGTAACCGTAAGCGGGCTTGCCACTGCGAGCGGACAAATGTCCTTGTTTGATCAAGGGGATGGAAAAATACTGGCTGTTGCCCAAGCTGTTGATCGTTTGAAGGAACGGTTTGGTGAAGGGGCAGTGACCCGGGGCAGGGCACTGATTGTACGTCAGTCATAG
- a CDS encoding spore coat associated protein CotJA, whose amino-acid sequence MRKKTRNEVDEERAKAKGMKMKDELHDLDDMCESDDLVEDIDHNMDMCDMAGLECRPDMDGDLPDCIMLAHSYVPWQYYEKAFTPSEALVKGTLFPELWGAYAIPK is encoded by the coding sequence GTGAGAAAAAAGACCCGGAATGAAGTCGATGAAGAACGCGCAAAAGCTAAAGGTATGAAAATGAAGGATGAGCTTCACGATCTGGACGATATGTGTGAGAGCGATGATCTGGTCGAAGATATAGATCATAACATGGATATGTGCGATATGGCAGGTCTAGAATGCAGACCAGACATGGACGGTGATCTGCCGGACTGTATTATGCTGGCTCACTCGTATGTCCCGTGGCAATATTATGAAAAAGCATTTACCCCGTCTGAAGCGCTTGTCAAGGGCACGCTGTTTCCCGAGCTTTGGGGTGCCTACGCAATACCCAAATAG
- a CDS encoding 3'-5' exoribonuclease YhaM family protein, with amino-acid sequence MKLGELVRNPKGARLAGIYRVSRFELKTAKNGKTYGDCYISDHSFDVPAKFWDISGEYSQILQQNLVLYIEATLDHFKEAPQLIIDSVAIPSRQEIDEALNTLGMMASQDIGQLYEALTAIIAGVECKSLKQILNYVFIDDKEFVERFKRHPGAVKNHHACIGGLLQHTVEVATTALDYCVRNPRVKKDILLAAALFHDIGKVREIEVDALGLPVGFTKAGKLLRHIYLGMELVEQACRKFNLEAELCLILKHCIYSHHGQAEWGSPVEPMILEAEILHYLDNLSAKTEQFIREEDKALPGSFNRSATLRRDIYRLSEEWAQE; translated from the coding sequence ATGAAGCTTGGTGAATTGGTCAGGAATCCGAAAGGGGCCCGCTTGGCGGGGATATACCGTGTTTCGCGATTTGAGCTTAAAACCGCAAAAAACGGCAAGACCTATGGTGATTGTTATATTAGCGATCATAGCTTTGATGTGCCTGCTAAGTTCTGGGATATATCGGGCGAGTACTCACAGATTTTGCAGCAAAACCTGGTATTGTATATTGAAGCCACCCTTGATCACTTCAAAGAGGCTCCGCAGCTAATTATTGATAGTGTTGCTATCCCCTCGCGCCAGGAGATCGATGAGGCGCTAAACACGCTGGGCATGATGGCATCACAGGATATCGGACAGTTGTATGAGGCATTGACGGCAATCATTGCCGGCGTGGAGTGTAAATCATTAAAGCAAATACTTAACTATGTCTTTATTGATGATAAAGAGTTTGTCGAGAGGTTTAAGCGCCATCCCGGTGCAGTCAAGAACCACCATGCCTGTATCGGAGGCTTGCTCCAGCATACAGTGGAGGTCGCGACAACTGCTCTGGACTATTGTGTTCGTAACCCCAGGGTCAAAAAGGATATCTTACTGGCTGCAGCTCTATTTCACGATATTGGCAAGGTCCGTGAGATTGAAGTGGATGCTTTGGGGCTGCCGGTTGGTTTTACAAAAGCGGGAAAACTCCTGCGCCATATTTATTTGGGGATGGAGCTGGTTGAACAGGCGTGCAGGAAATTTAATCTGGAGGCAGAGCTTTGCTTAATCCTTAAACACTGTATTTATTCCCATCATGGGCAGGCTGAGTGGGGCAGTCCGGTGGAACCGATGATCCTGGAAGCGGAAATCCTGCATTATCTGGATAATTTAAGCGCAAAAACTGAACAATTTATCCGGGAGGAAGACAAGGCACTACCGGGTAGCTTTAATCGGAGCGCCACCTTAAGACGGGATATATATCGGTTAAGTGAGGAATGGGCACAAGAATAA
- a CDS encoding YkgJ family cysteine cluster protein, which produces MVKLKLIFNKENEVDLVGLTPGSTVQDFFDAVDAFLTENPLPCNICKQHCCKGRFKINMDSVSAKKIAKGKVERIVSKLFVDVGNNKLEVFLVAGHKKCRHLDGLARCLVYKDRPASCRTYICLSQSLGYRILDSAIVAEMHHAMRAEYLVTVIKDPATPAAAIEPATALLQEIISTSVAYNCSSYNEILIKDCVRSDYAHSNISPEEVNYFHQIINSAEF; this is translated from the coding sequence ATGGTCAAACTGAAGCTGATTTTTAACAAAGAAAATGAGGTGGATCTTGTGGGGTTAACGCCCGGATCTACTGTGCAGGATTTTTTTGATGCTGTCGATGCGTTTTTGACTGAAAATCCGTTGCCTTGTAATATCTGCAAACAGCATTGTTGTAAAGGCAGATTCAAAATCAATATGGATAGTGTCAGTGCTAAGAAAATTGCTAAAGGCAAGGTCGAACGCATAGTTTCCAAGTTGTTTGTTGATGTCGGGAACAATAAACTGGAGGTATTCCTGGTTGCAGGACATAAGAAATGCCGGCATTTGGATGGCCTGGCAAGATGTCTTGTTTACAAAGATCGACCGGCAAGTTGCCGGACCTATATCTGTCTTTCACAAAGTCTAGGTTATAGAATTCTCGATTCGGCAATTGTTGCAGAAATGCATCATGCTATGCGGGCTGAATATCTGGTTACAGTCATAAAAGATCCGGCAACACCAGCGGCAGCTATTGAACCGGCCACAGCATTGCTCCAGGAAATAATTAGCACCAGCGTAGCGTACAACTGTAGCAGCTATAACGAAATCCTGATTAAGGACTGTGTAAGATCGGATTATGCCCATTCCAATATATCACCGGAAGAGGTTAACTATTTTCATCAAATTATTAATAGTGCTGAATTTTAA
- the trmB gene encoding tRNA (guanosine(46)-N7)-methyltransferase TrmB encodes MRLRKKPWVAEALTAFTNIVLQNPGEELKGNWAALFGNHWPVHAELGTGRGDFITGMAERHQNLINFIGVEAQKDVLYNAALKTRKKELENVRLMVFNVNDLLTIFAPGELDRLYINFCDPWPKNRHAKRRLTHAGFLEKYRIVLKAGGQLWFKTDNRQLFDFSLEQFSQFGLAVDYITYDLHNSNFTENIMTEYETRFSLLGLPICRCIATF; translated from the coding sequence TTGCGACTGAGAAAGAAGCCCTGGGTTGCTGAGGCATTAACAGCGTTCACTAATATCGTACTGCAAAACCCGGGTGAAGAACTTAAGGGTAACTGGGCGGCCTTGTTTGGCAATCATTGGCCAGTGCATGCCGAACTCGGTACTGGCAGAGGCGATTTTATTACCGGGATGGCGGAACGGCATCAGAATTTAATTAACTTTATTGGTGTTGAAGCGCAAAAGGATGTTCTCTATAATGCGGCCCTCAAGACTCGGAAAAAAGAATTAGAGAATGTGCGCCTTATGGTTTTTAATGTGAATGATCTGCTGACTATTTTCGCACCCGGGGAGCTTGACCGGCTGTATATTAATTTCTGCGACCCCTGGCCTAAGAACCGTCACGCCAAACGTCGCCTCACTCATGCCGGTTTTCTGGAAAAATATCGCATTGTTTTAAAAGCTGGCGGTCAGTTGTGGTTTAAAACAGACAACAGACAGCTGTTTGATTTTTCATTAGAACAGTTTAGCCAATTTGGGCTTGCTGTTGATTATATAACCTATGATCTTCATAACAGTAATTTTACTGAAAATATTATGACCGAGTACGAAACCCGGTTCAGCTTGTTAGGGCTGCCTATTTGCCGCTGTATCGCTACTTTTTAA
- a CDS encoding PspC domain-containing protein, which yields MIWLIRAGAYLFSGLTVWQFIQGAGAPESAGIHQQLALDQQHGMVLGVCAGFSAYTGLDVTLIRLAWALSVLYRGAGIVLYILAFLIMPVS from the coding sequence ATGATTTGGCTAATCCGGGCCGGTGCATATCTTTTCAGTGGTTTGACTGTGTGGCAGTTTATTCAGGGTGCTGGTGCACCAGAGTCGGCCGGCATTCATCAGCAACTGGCTCTTGATCAGCAACATGGTATGGTTCTGGGGGTGTGCGCCGGTTTTAGCGCTTATACCGGCTTAGATGTTACGTTAATCCGTCTGGCATGGGCCTTGTCTGTTCTGTATCGTGGAGCCGGCATTGTTTTATACATTCTGGCCTTTCTAATAATGCCTGTTTCCTAA
- a CDS encoding DUF2935 domain-containing protein: MPRRSSGTGNVQPVPPLDLEEVKFWLHIMEDHALFIKTGLPFDKPDLIEEASSFEREFKALRGRAEKPQIEKKFAELITDTMASLKEFIKYKTLLLGLSLTNKLGSALPPLFFDHIIREAEYFMALLEKIRAGKKLAVVKALEADFWLRIMAEHTKFIGSRLDPSEISLIDVVRGYQAEFDDLTMQGWNYVSFFEHKSIDLPAFNRFLQDSRAATVRLRDFEQATYDMIITNRLLSAIPAVLADHVRRETDHFLLVLAMMEKGVIKIEKDCADVKYKNHTKFGILVDEEAACNIGESTEFVERDQVSEENPIDDIELDYTPETDREHSETDADSSEGKVGRADDLSSETKAKYQIKTEILSDKGVAEQTKTEKNSKKGKYKWGENWPRQLGKLKI, from the coding sequence ATGCCGCGTCGCTCGTCTGGTACAGGCAATGTTCAGCCGGTGCCGCCACTTGATCTTGAAGAAGTCAAGTTCTGGCTGCATATCATGGAAGATCATGCTCTGTTCATAAAGACCGGTCTGCCCTTTGATAAGCCTGATTTGATTGAAGAAGCCAGTAGTTTTGAACGGGAGTTTAAGGCTTTGCGTGGGCGGGCTGAAAAACCTCAGATTGAGAAAAAATTTGCTGAACTTATTACCGACACTATGGCGTCTCTGAAAGAGTTTATTAAGTATAAAACCCTTTTGCTTGGCTTATCGCTGACCAATAAACTGGGCAGCGCGTTACCGCCACTCTTTTTTGACCATATAATTCGCGAAGCCGAATATTTTATGGCTCTTTTAGAGAAAATTCGGGCTGGTAAGAAATTAGCTGTTGTCAAAGCGCTTGAAGCTGATTTCTGGCTGAGAATTATGGCTGAACATACCAAATTTATCGGCAGCAGGCTGGACCCGTCCGAGATCAGCCTGATTGATGTTGTCAGGGGCTATCAAGCCGAATTTGACGACTTGACAATGCAGGGGTGGAACTATGTGAGCTTTTTTGAGCATAAGTCTATTGACTTGCCTGCGTTCAATCGCTTTCTCCAGGATAGTCGTGCGGCAACTGTTCGCCTGCGCGACTTTGAGCAGGCAACTTATGACATGATTATTACCAATAGGCTGCTTAGTGCAATTCCTGCAGTTTTAGCCGACCATGTCCGCCGCGAAACAGATCATTTCCTCCTGGTGCTGGCTATGATGGAAAAAGGCGTAATTAAGATAGAAAAAGACTGTGCCGACGTGAAATATAAGAATCATACCAAATTTGGCATCCTTGTTGATGAAGAAGCTGCCTGCAATATTGGCGAAAGCACAGAGTTTGTAGAACGGGATCAGGTTTCTGAAGAAAATCCTATTGATGATATTGAACTAGATTACACACCCGAAACCGATCGTGAGCATAGTGAGACTGATGCAGACTCCAGCGAGGGCAAGGTAGGCCGGGCCGACGACTTGAGTAGTGAAACAAAAGCCAAATATCAGATTAAAACTGAAATTTTGTCAGACAAAGGGGTAGCGGAGCAGACTAAAACTGAAAAGAATAGTAAAAAAGGCAAGTATAAATGGGGCGAAAACTGGCCGCGCCAGCTAGGAAAACTAAAGATATAA
- a CDS encoding sigma-54-dependent Fis family transcriptional regulator, whose product MIRERRNKAKLELYYNKFVNDSVVDPNVHPWIGESWQRSKDLGVGRDVFHLNIKLSREEISKRRERYTTAIDFLDGLYNEIKEHFTSYNLSMLLTDQDLYVLKNYAMPFYQKTAGELEGARMQEEDIGTSSIGIAFRNKVPFLMFGPEMWIKDCQNGDACSAPIIVDNQVKFVVTVVSIQQEELPYSAMVAMVLSIKYAMEQHLAMVASLNAKNTILDAVPLAVYHILPGGEVAYANKLGNSRLLGIVPPGTEDKNEGPNLSDVLVNYRHTPIYKGFLGVPSYNREVTWITPRKTYEDITTVVPLAGDDSEVESIVAVSLPIEDLRTLVAHTAGYTARYSLSSMVGDSQVFTTMKDKASRTARNDYHFLLQGESGTGKQRLAHGIHQASSRAAGPLIAVKCGDMPPEILEVELFGRGGNEAEGRPGKLELASGGTLFLDEIEKLSTVLQDKLAETLKDGNLSRCGESVQRPIDVRVIAACDTDLKRLVEKGVFFAGLYELISRSVVRVPPLRMRRDDVPGLAAHIVEELAALHGLPAKQLAPEAAAVIMGYDWPGNIKQLQGVIEQAFFRTAGNIISANEITMPGEQRLSKAWKEDKEAFVEAWKAAGGNISRLANMLDVSRVTLYRYIKKYGLDKE is encoded by the coding sequence ATGATTCGTGAGCGCCGCAATAAAGCAAAACTTGAACTATATTACAATAAATTTGTTAATGACAGCGTTGTTGACCCTAATGTTCATCCCTGGATTGGTGAGTCCTGGCAGCGCAGCAAAGACCTGGGTGTGGGTCGCGATGTCTTCCATCTGAACATTAAGCTGTCAAGAGAAGAAATCAGCAAACGACGGGAACGTTATACTACGGCCATTGACTTCCTGGATGGATTATATAATGAGATAAAAGAGCATTTTACCAGCTATAACCTAAGTATGTTATTAACGGATCAGGACCTGTATGTCCTAAAAAATTATGCAATGCCATTTTATCAGAAAACTGCCGGGGAGCTTGAGGGTGCCCGTATGCAGGAAGAAGACATTGGTACATCAAGTATTGGTATCGCTTTCCGAAATAAGGTCCCGTTTCTAATGTTTGGCCCCGAGATGTGGATTAAAGACTGTCAAAATGGCGACGCCTGCTCTGCCCCCATCATCGTAGATAACCAAGTGAAATTTGTTGTAACAGTGGTTTCAATCCAGCAGGAGGAACTGCCTTATAGCGCGATGGTGGCCATGGTGCTCAGTATTAAATATGCGATGGAACAGCATTTGGCCATGGTAGCCAGTTTAAATGCCAAGAACACTATCCTGGATGCGGTACCGCTCGCGGTATATCACATTTTACCCGGTGGTGAGGTCGCTTATGCCAATAAGCTTGGTAACAGCAGATTGTTAGGCATTGTACCACCTGGGACCGAAGATAAAAATGAAGGACCAAACCTGAGTGATGTGCTTGTAAACTACCGGCATACACCAATTTATAAAGGGTTTCTCGGGGTTCCTTCTTATAATCGGGAGGTCACCTGGATAACCCCCCGCAAAACTTATGAGGATATTACTACTGTTGTGCCACTTGCCGGCGATGACAGTGAGGTAGAGAGTATTGTAGCTGTATCATTACCTATTGAAGATTTGCGGACCCTGGTTGCCCATACGGCTGGTTACACGGCCCGCTACAGTTTGTCAAGCATGGTAGGAGACAGTCAGGTATTTACTACGATGAAGGATAAGGCCAGCCGTACGGCTAGAAATGACTATCACTTTTTACTGCAAGGCGAATCAGGCACTGGTAAGCAGCGGTTAGCGCACGGGATTCATCAGGCAAGTTCCCGGGCGGCCGGCCCTCTGATCGCTGTTAAATGTGGTGATATGCCGCCGGAAATCCTGGAAGTGGAGTTATTCGGCCGCGGTGGGAACGAGGCTGAGGGGCGTCCGGGTAAATTAGAATTGGCCAGCGGGGGCACGCTATTTCTCGATGAGATCGAGAAGCTGTCTACAGTTTTGCAGGACAAGCTGGCAGAGACCCTCAAAGACGGCAATTTATCACGGTGCGGGGAAAGTGTACAGCGGCCTATTGATGTCAGGGTTATCGCTGCTTGCGATACTGATCTTAAACGCTTGGTTGAAAAAGGTGTGTTTTTTGCCGGATTATATGAACTTATTTCCCGGTCTGTCGTGCGGGTCCCGCCACTAAGGATGCGGCGGGACGATGTGCCTGGTTTGGCTGCGCACATTGTCGAGGAGCTGGCAGCTCTGCATGGATTGCCTGCCAAGCAATTAGCCCCGGAGGCCGCAGCGGTGATTATGGGTTATGACTGGCCTGGCAATATAAAGCAACTGCAGGGAGTAATCGAGCAGGCCTTTTTCCGTACTGCCGGGAATATTATTTCCGCTAATGAGATTACCATGCCCGGCGAGCAGCGTTTAAGCAAAGCCTGGAAGGAAGATAAAGAGGCCTTTGTTGAAGCCTGGAAAGCTGCCGGGGGCAATATCAGCCGCCTGGCTAATATGCTTGATGTCAGTCGGGTCACACTCTATCGCTATATAAAAAAATATGGCTTGGATAAGGAGTAA
- a CDS encoding spore coat protein CotJB, which produces MNYDKQRAMLRKVQEMEFVAVELNLYLDTHPCDRDAINDFNCAVEMLQKHKERYEAEFGPLLNFGFGGLSEEPWQWVQGPWPWEL; this is translated from the coding sequence GTGAACTATGATAAACAGCGGGCAATGCTTAGAAAAGTTCAGGAGATGGAGTTTGTAGCTGTTGAACTTAATCTTTATCTTGACACCCATCCCTGTGACCGTGATGCAATTAATGATTTTAACTGTGCTGTAGAAATGTTACAAAAGCATAAGGAAAGATATGAGGCTGAATTTGGACCGCTTCTAAATTTTGGTTTTGGCGGCTTATCCGAGGAACCCTGGCAATGGGTCCAAGGACCATGGCCTTGGGAATTATAA
- a CDS encoding FtsW/RodA/SpoVE family cell cycle protein has protein sequence MRAKKIRRFPKLWVSPAEAVFFIAGILFLIGTVNVFSASFVLGGQLFQDGYFFVSRHLLSFGVGFVVMVIAAAIDYRKLSRGWLIVAILAAVGLLLAVHFNGEYANGARRWLKLGSFQFQPSEIAKLTTIVITAAYLGARLDRGLPVSLYSWPLGVTLVMGVLVLKQPDMGTAAVIVGLGLVLYVLAGIPRQELTYLGMAAATITIYLVYAAAYRAERILAWIDPWAYQQTSGYQTVQSLLAIGSGGLFGSGLGMGASKFHYLPEAHTDFAFAVLCQEMGFVGAGLVLMLFGAIAWYGLQIARRAPDGYGFMLAVGVTALVVGQAVGNIAMVSGVFPVTGVPLPFISFGGTSLIINCAAVGLLISIGRRANAKAIRPEQAPAPPVRSKLKLVKKDRRPGGA, from the coding sequence GTGCGAGCAAAAAAGATTCGAAGGTTTCCCAAACTATGGGTTAGCCCGGCTGAGGCGGTATTTTTTATTGCTGGGATATTATTCCTGATCGGTACGGTGAATGTGTTTAGCGCCAGCTTTGTGCTGGGGGGGCAGTTGTTTCAGGACGGCTACTTTTTTGTTAGCCGGCATTTGCTGTCTTTTGGCGTAGGCTTTGTGGTTATGGTTATAGCTGCCGCCATTGATTACCGCAAGCTAAGCCGCGGTTGGCTGATAGTAGCGATACTTGCAGCCGTTGGCTTACTGCTGGCTGTCCATTTTAATGGAGAGTATGCCAACGGGGCCAGACGCTGGCTTAAGCTTGGCAGCTTTCAGTTTCAGCCTTCCGAGATAGCCAAACTTACGACCATTGTGATTACTGCCGCTTACCTGGGAGCCCGGCTTGACCGGGGATTACCGGTATCTCTATATTCCTGGCCGCTAGGTGTTACACTGGTTATGGGCGTGTTGGTACTTAAACAGCCTGACATGGGTACTGCTGCCGTTATTGTTGGTTTGGGTCTGGTACTGTATGTTTTGGCAGGTATTCCCCGGCAGGAACTTACTTATTTAGGCATGGCAGCCGCTACTATAACCATATATCTAGTATATGCCGCAGCCTACCGGGCTGAACGGATTCTGGCCTGGATTGACCCCTGGGCCTATCAGCAAACATCCGGCTATCAGACGGTACAATCACTTTTGGCGATTGGCTCTGGCGGTTTGTTTGGTTCCGGGCTGGGCATGGGAGCAAGCAAATTTCACTATCTGCCGGAAGCTCATACAGACTTTGCTTTTGCCGTATTGTGCCAGGAAATGGGCTTTGTAGGGGCCGGCCTTGTCTTAATGCTGTTCGGTGCTATCGCTTGGTATGGATTACAGATCGCCCGGCGTGCCCCAGACGGTTATGGTTTTATGCTGGCAGTCGGTGTGACAGCACTGGTGGTAGGGCAGGCTGTTGGCAATATTGCCATGGTATCCGGCGTTTTCCCGGTTACTGGCGTACCCCTTCCGTTTATCAGTTTTGGCGGGACTTCCCTTATTATCAATTGTGCTGCAGTAGGTCTCTTAATTAGTATTGGCCGGAGGGCAAATGCTAAAGCCATTCGCCCGGAGCAGGCCCCGGCGCCCCCTGTTCGTTCAAAGCTAAAGCTGGTTAAAAAAGACAGACGTCCGGGCGGCGCCTAA
- a CDS encoding YncE family protein, whose protein sequence is MDGPSGEILTELAFSPELSPTELTVTADYTKAYLPCANTSGKNEILTVNLINQTLYSLPMTIPYPAQFILAETSLTSAYLAEACGTLHRFDLAAMSSQTLGAPAVKASCVGLAADAGRIYAAWEHHAGGTIMELDTNGNIAWQNDIAGIPTNIILAGSRLIVPFTNTAFTGEGVALFNLSKKRRIPLVVTIQCPSCRSLAAYPCHAAVAPDNQTAYIVNEDGASIFVIDLSTAQIIDRLAIGRSLSRLYLIPNTDQAIGTSNLFADLSLIDLASGQLLAVTNTQRQLMSSIAILP, encoded by the coding sequence GTGGATGGCCCCAGCGGGGAAATCCTGACTGAACTGGCCTTTTCCCCGGAATTAAGTCCCACTGAGCTTACTGTAACTGCCGATTATACAAAAGCTTACCTGCCCTGTGCCAATACCAGCGGAAAAAACGAAATATTGACAGTAAACTTAATCAACCAGACACTCTATAGCCTGCCAATGACAATTCCTTACCCTGCCCAGTTTATCTTAGCCGAAACCAGTCTAACTTCTGCCTACCTTGCCGAAGCCTGCGGCACACTGCACCGCTTTGATCTGGCGGCAATGTCCAGCCAGACACTCGGGGCACCGGCGGTTAAGGCAAGCTGTGTGGGCTTAGCGGCTGATGCCGGGAGAATTTATGCCGCCTGGGAACATCATGCCGGCGGCACTATTATGGAACTGGACACTAATGGGAACATCGCCTGGCAAAATGATATTGCCGGCATTCCTACAAATATTATTTTAGCCGGCAGCCGCCTGATAGTACCATTTACAAACACAGCTTTTACCGGTGAAGGTGTGGCTTTGTTTAACTTAAGTAAAAAGCGCCGTATACCGCTGGTAGTGACTATTCAATGTCCCAGCTGCCGCAGTCTCGCAGCCTATCCCTGCCATGCCGCCGTGGCACCAGATAATCAGACTGCGTATATTGTCAACGAAGATGGAGCATCTATTTTTGTAATTGACCTGAGTACCGCCCAGATTATTGATCGTCTGGCCATCGGGAGATCATTATCCCGTTTATACCTGATTCCTAACACGGACCAGGCAATTGGCACCAGCAACTTATTTGCCGATCTCAGCCTGATTGATTTAGCCAGCGGACAGCTGTTGGCAGTGACAAATACCCAGCGCCAGCTTATGTCAAGTATTGCTATTCTCCCCTAA
- a CDS encoding manganese catalase family protein: MWIYEKKLEHPVRVTCPDVKFAKMVITQYGGPDGELGASLRYLNQRYSMPTDKAKALLTDIGTEELAHMEMIAAMVYKLVDGATCEDFKAAGWEGQYVQHNHGLFWTDANGIPWCASYIACLGDPIADLTEDMAAEQKARVTYEHLIACTDDPCVKDTLRFLWQREVVHFQRFGETLNDVQEWMCKSKHLWNGHKCGCE, translated from the coding sequence ATGTGGATATATGAAAAGAAACTGGAACATCCTGTACGCGTCACCTGCCCGGATGTAAAATTTGCCAAAATGGTTATTACTCAGTATGGAGGGCCTGACGGTGAGCTGGGGGCTTCCCTGCGGTATCTGAATCAACGCTATAGTATGCCTACAGATAAAGCAAAAGCTCTATTGACAGATATTGGAACAGAAGAACTGGCTCATATGGAAATGATTGCTGCTATGGTATATAAACTGGTTGACGGTGCAACTTGTGAAGATTTTAAAGCGGCTGGCTGGGAAGGTCAATATGTACAGCATAATCATGGTCTGTTCTGGACCGATGCCAACGGTATACCTTGGTGTGCCTCGTACATTGCCTGTCTTGGTGATCCAATCGCCGACTTAACTGAGGATATGGCCGCAGAACAGAAAGCAAGGGTGACCTACGAGCATCTAATTGCCTGTACGGATGACCCTTGTGTTAAAGATACCCTCCGCTTCTTGTGGCAACGGGAGGTTGTTCATTTCCAGCGGTTTGGCGAGACCTTAAATGATGTGCAGGAATGGATGTGCAAGAGCAAGCATTTGTGGAACGGGCATAAATGTGGCTGTGAATGA